The following are from one region of the Halorussus rarus genome:
- a CDS encoding NUDIX hydrolase — MTDLERLADRDGVVRSEQTIPLDAGAFETVRENVAAGADRWVGALVRDGDGRVALVSNRWSDGWVLPGGDVESDETLREAVVREVREETGVDATVERPLEVVEQTFVSEGSDTRDEGPVSGHFAVFEVRADDPALGDDLGVDDDEIEAAGWFESVPEECEYADLVARHL; from the coding sequence ATGACGGACCTCGAACGACTCGCCGACCGGGACGGCGTGGTCCGCAGCGAGCAGACGATTCCGCTCGACGCCGGGGCGTTCGAGACTGTGCGCGAGAACGTCGCCGCGGGCGCGGACCGGTGGGTCGGGGCGCTCGTCCGCGACGGCGACGGCCGCGTCGCGCTCGTCAGCAACCGCTGGAGCGACGGCTGGGTGCTCCCCGGCGGGGACGTCGAGTCCGACGAGACGCTGCGGGAGGCGGTCGTCCGCGAGGTCCGCGAGGAGACCGGCGTCGACGCGACCGTCGAGCGACCGCTGGAGGTCGTCGAGCAGACGTTCGTGAGCGAGGGGTCCGACACGCGGGACGAGGGCCCCGTCTCCGGTCACTTCGCGGTCTTCGAGGTGCGGGCCGACGACCCGGCGCTCGGCGACGACCTCGGCGTGGACGACGACGAGATCGAGGCCGCGGGGTGGTTCGAGTCGGTGCCCGAAGAGTGCGAATACGCCGACCTCGTGGCTCGACATCTGTGA
- a CDS encoding cbb3-type cytochrome c oxidase subunit I has protein sequence MWLYLLGLLGAAFVLIAAGLALRGGGGSRIAADGGLLADRGSSYGKAFGLSRWLTTVDHKDIGLLYIALGVVAGLWGGVDAMMIRTELATPPTDVWDTRTYNELFTTHGITMLFLFVTPVFTGIANYFIPLLVDADDMAFPRINAIAFWLLPPSLVFIRAGLVTEVLAKVLEAFGVVVEALFALEPPGIGWTLYTPMSIEALNPQIDVFLLGLHLSGIATTIGAINIIVTIFTERGEEVGWENLDILSWALLTMSGLILFSFPVLGSVLVMLLMDRNFGTTFFLAEGGGALLYQHLFWFFGHPEVYVIVLPAFGLISFMLPRLVGRRLFGFKFLVYSTLAIGVLSFGVWAHHMFATGMDPRIRGSFMAVSIAIAVPSAVKVFNWIATLWYSRIRLSAPAIFLLGGIAVFIVGGVTGVFLASVPVDMVFHGTYYVVGHFHLILMGIIPFTMFAASYYWYPLLTGRMYDPRLARIQAVLTVVGGFVAFVPMLVVGADGLPRRYAQYPPEYALLNQVSTLGAYLIGAGVVLWVYNVFQSLRVGPEVEDADVWNLKETGQFSREWQWFERRLEQRRGEPSDDD, from the coding sequence ATGTGGCTGTACCTGCTGGGGCTTCTCGGTGCCGCGTTCGTGCTCATCGCCGCCGGACTCGCGCTCCGCGGAGGCGGCGGAAGCCGGATCGCGGCCGACGGCGGCCTGCTCGCCGACCGGGGGTCGAGCTACGGCAAGGCGTTCGGCCTCTCTCGGTGGCTCACCACGGTCGACCACAAGGACATCGGCCTGCTGTACATCGCGCTCGGCGTCGTCGCGGGGCTGTGGGGCGGCGTCGACGCGATGATGATCCGGACCGAACTCGCGACGCCGCCGACCGACGTGTGGGACACGAGGACGTACAACGAGCTGTTCACGACCCACGGCATCACGATGCTGTTCCTGTTCGTCACGCCCGTGTTCACGGGCATCGCGAACTACTTCATCCCCCTGCTCGTCGACGCCGACGACATGGCGTTCCCGCGCATCAACGCCATCGCGTTCTGGCTGCTGCCGCCCTCGCTCGTCTTCATCCGGGCCGGCCTCGTGACCGAGGTGCTGGCGAAGGTCCTCGAGGCCTTCGGCGTGGTGGTGGAGGCGCTGTTCGCGCTCGAACCGCCCGGCATCGGGTGGACGCTGTACACGCCGATGTCGATCGAGGCGCTCAATCCCCAGATAGACGTGTTCCTGCTGGGACTCCACCTCTCGGGCATCGCGACGACCATCGGCGCGATAAACATCATCGTCACCATCTTCACCGAGCGCGGCGAGGAGGTCGGCTGGGAGAACCTCGACATCCTCTCGTGGGCGCTGCTGACCATGTCGGGACTCATCCTGTTCTCGTTCCCGGTGCTGGGCAGCGTCCTGGTGATGCTGCTGATGGACCGGAACTTCGGCACCACGTTCTTCCTCGCGGAGGGCGGCGGAGCGCTGCTCTACCAGCACCTGTTCTGGTTCTTCGGCCACCCCGAGGTGTACGTCATCGTCCTCCCGGCGTTCGGACTGATCAGTTTCATGCTGCCCCGACTCGTCGGGCGCCGGCTGTTCGGGTTCAAGTTCCTCGTCTACTCGACGCTGGCCATCGGCGTGCTCTCGTTCGGCGTCTGGGCCCACCACATGTTCGCCACCGGGATGGACCCGCGCATCCGGGGGAGCTTCATGGCGGTCTCCATCGCCATCGCGGTGCCGAGCGCGGTCAAGGTGTTCAACTGGATCGCGACCCTCTGGTACAGCCGCATCCGGTTGTCGGCGCCCGCCATCTTCCTGCTCGGGGGCATCGCCGTCTTCATCGTCGGCGGGGTCACGGGGGTCTTCCTCGCGTCGGTCCCGGTCGACATGGTCTTCCACGGCACCTACTACGTCGTCGGCCACTTCCACCTCATCCTGATGGGCATCATCCCGTTCACCATGTTCGCGGCGAGCTACTACTGGTACCCCCTGCTCACCGGTCGGATGTACGACCCGCGACTGGCCAGGATCCAGGCGGTGCTCACCGTCGTCGGCGGGTTCGTCGCGTTCGTTCCGATGCTGGTCGTCGGCGCCGACGGCCTCCCGCGGCGCTACGCCCAGTACCCGCCGGAGTACGCGCTGCTCAACCAGGTGTCGACGCTCGGTGCGTACCTCATCGGCGCGGGCGTCGTCCTCTGGGTGTACAACGTCTTCCAATCGCTCCGGGTCGGCCCGGAGGTCGAGGACGCCGACGTGTGGAACCTCAAGGAGACCGGGCAGTTCAGCCGGGAGTGGCAGTGGTTCGAGCGCCGACTGGAGCAACGCCGGGGCGAGCCGAGCGACGACGACTGA
- a CDS encoding DUF6789 family protein, whose product MALADENRTRRVLGAIAGGVAGMAAMSIAFALLEVETRYEVGIFAGIARFVMVPGNLALGFLVFVLFGAIVWPLLFVFVEEHIPGGPDPGRRGLAFATVLWVLFMLTAAGNVTGATLLIYATLTLVGHLAYGFILGAVYGHVRPDFSLAEVRERRNPR is encoded by the coding sequence ATGGCGCTCGCCGACGAGAACCGGACCAGGCGGGTCCTCGGGGCGATAGCGGGCGGCGTCGCGGGGATGGCCGCGATGTCGATCGCGTTCGCGCTGCTAGAGGTCGAGACCCGCTACGAGGTGGGCATCTTCGCCGGCATCGCCCGGTTCGTCATGGTGCCGGGCAACCTCGCGCTGGGCTTTCTGGTGTTCGTTCTCTTCGGGGCTATCGTCTGGCCTCTGCTGTTCGTGTTCGTCGAGGAGCACATCCCGGGCGGGCCCGACCCGGGACGACGCGGCCTGGCGTTCGCGACCGTGCTCTGGGTGCTGTTCATGCTCACAGCCGCCGGCAACGTGACCGGGGCGACACTGCTCATCTACGCAACGCTGACGCTGGTCGGGCACCTCGCATACGGGTTCATCCTCGGCGCGGTGTACGGCCACGTCAGGCCCGACTTCTCGCTGGCCGAGGTCAGGGAGAGACGGAACCCGCGGTGA
- a CDS encoding ABC transporter substrate-binding protein, which translates to MVRDDARRRTPTRRDYVKYSGAVLGVGILAGCASSGESDSTTSASRSTTTTTADESYTVSMSPMGEVEFEAVPETIFTRLTHLAGMAFALGRGDDVNALHAPDYYDALWNQFTPRLPGVALDWSGLYSSWEPSKEKLYELDSDVHLADPASMLALDGWDAADVEEIRENVAPWFGNHFSNRHISPPEEYDGQYRYYTLWEQFDKVAEVFRERERYDALAAIHDDVLGTVEADLPSASERPDVVMGGFSDPAAPYVYNVDTPGFLTEHVRPFRPVDALADDVSSGSQIDMETLLEADPDVLLVFGGMHPGTDMANVRTTLRNDPVGKQLTAVRNDRIYAQGARYQGPILNLFQLEMTAKQLYPDTFGEWPTYVEGAYPEISADERLFDRQRVADIVRGEF; encoded by the coding sequence ATGGTTCGAGACGACGCGAGGCGGAGAACGCCGACGCGACGCGACTACGTGAAGTACAGCGGGGCCGTGCTCGGCGTCGGTATCCTCGCCGGGTGTGCGAGCAGTGGCGAGTCAGACTCGACGACGTCGGCGTCGAGGTCGACCACTACCACGACCGCGGACGAGTCGTACACGGTATCGATGTCGCCGATGGGCGAGGTCGAGTTCGAGGCGGTCCCGGAGACCATCTTCACGCGGCTGACGCACCTCGCCGGGATGGCGTTCGCGCTCGGCCGCGGCGACGACGTGAACGCGCTCCACGCGCCGGACTACTACGACGCGCTCTGGAACCAGTTCACCCCGCGCCTCCCGGGCGTCGCGCTCGACTGGAGCGGCCTGTACTCCTCGTGGGAACCCAGCAAGGAGAAGCTCTACGAGCTCGACAGCGACGTCCACCTCGCCGACCCCGCGAGCATGCTCGCGCTCGACGGTTGGGATGCGGCCGACGTCGAGGAGATTCGCGAGAACGTCGCGCCGTGGTTCGGGAACCACTTCAGCAACAGACACATCTCGCCGCCCGAGGAGTACGACGGGCAGTACCGGTATTACACGCTCTGGGAGCAGTTCGACAAGGTCGCGGAGGTGTTCCGGGAGCGAGAGCGGTACGACGCCCTGGCGGCGATTCACGACGACGTGCTCGGCACCGTCGAGGCGGATCTCCCGAGTGCGTCCGAGCGCCCGGACGTCGTCATGGGTGGATTCAGCGATCCGGCGGCGCCGTACGTCTACAACGTGGATACACCTGGATTCCTCACCGAGCACGTCCGCCCCTTCCGGCCCGTCGACGCGCTCGCGGACGACGTTTCCTCGGGTTCCCAGATCGACATGGAGACGCTACTGGAAGCCGATCCGGACGTTCTCCTCGTCTTCGGCGGGATGCACCCCGGGACCGACATGGCGAACGTCCGAACGACGCTCAGAAACGATCCGGTCGGCAAGCAACTCACCGCGGTGCGGAACGACCGCATCTACGCCCAGGGCGCGCGCTATCAGGGTCCCATCCTCAACCTCTTCCAGTTGGAGATGACCGCGAAACAGCTCTATCCCGACACCTTCGGCGAGTGGCCGACGTACGTCGAGGGAGCGTATCCCGAGATCTCCGCGGACGAACGGCTCTTCGACCGTCAGCGCGTCGCCGACATCGTTCGGGGCGAGTTCTGA
- a CDS encoding VOC family protein gives MPADIPGIHHVTAIGSDPARNLEFYTETLGLRLVKRSVNQDDVSVYHLFYGDRSGSPGTSMTFFPYPGARQGRVGTGQVSTTAFLIPAGSVDYWVDRLDEAGVDADDPRERFGDTVIPFRDPDGLQLELVARGDAPDGDPPEGPVPEEHAVRGFFGVTLSLASAGPTVDLLEAMGFRETERERTRRRFEADGDLGYVVDVLEDPQAARGQPGAGTVHHVAFQVTDEDQADWREVLMDHGLRPTEIIDRKWFRSVYARTEGGVLFEFATKSPGYTVDEDLDELGERLVLPEWLEDRRGEIEAGLADLSSE, from the coding sequence ATGCCAGCCGACATCCCCGGTATCCACCACGTGACCGCCATCGGCAGCGACCCCGCGAGGAACCTCGAGTTCTACACGGAGACCCTCGGGCTCCGACTCGTCAAGCGGAGCGTGAACCAGGACGACGTGTCGGTCTACCACCTGTTCTACGGCGACCGCTCGGGCTCTCCGGGGACGAGCATGACGTTCTTCCCGTACCCCGGCGCTCGGCAAGGTCGCGTCGGCACCGGGCAGGTCAGCACGACCGCCTTCCTGATTCCGGCCGGCTCGGTCGACTACTGGGTCGACCGCCTGGACGAAGCGGGCGTCGACGCCGACGACCCCCGCGAGCGGTTCGGCGACACGGTGATTCCGTTCCGGGACCCCGACGGCCTCCAGCTGGAACTGGTGGCCCGCGGGGACGCCCCCGACGGTGACCCGCCGGAGGGGCCGGTCCCGGAGGAGCACGCCGTCCGGGGGTTCTTTGGAGTGACGCTCTCGCTGGCGTCGGCGGGACCGACCGTCGACCTCCTGGAGGCGATGGGGTTCCGCGAGACCGAGCGCGAACGCACCCGCCGGCGGTTCGAGGCCGACGGCGACCTCGGATACGTCGTCGACGTCCTCGAAGACCCGCAGGCGGCCCGCGGCCAGCCCGGGGCGGGCACCGTCCACCACGTCGCGTTCCAGGTGACCGACGAGGACCAGGCGGACTGGCGCGAGGTGCTGATGGATCACGGGCTCAGGCCGACCGAGATCATCGACCGGAAGTGGTTCAGGTCGGTGTACGCCCGCACCGAGGGCGGCGTCCTCTTCGAGTTCGCCACCAAGTCGCCGGGGTACACGGTCGACGAGGACCTCGACGAACTCGGCGAGCGACTCGTCCTCCCGGAGTGGCTGGAGGACCGCCGCGGCGAGATCGAGGCGGGCCTGGCGGACCTGTCCAGCGAGTAG
- a CDS encoding TorD/DmsD family molecular chaperone, whose translation MDETALYDARIELVDYAIDTFWDAPGESFVSNLLAGEVRTPGEAVSPDLDEGFAELERFVEENEGRDVETVRDELTTEYTRVFVGPRPPVLAHETYYREDEDFLGEGLAAVSASYAAAGWSPPEAYPEEDDHLAVELAFVRHLVDRQRRGDEETFGYERVFLDEHLLRWIDAFAADVIEETDEPFYRAGAKVVAGLVEFEDELVAQMA comes from the coding sequence ATGGACGAGACGGCACTCTACGACGCGCGCATCGAACTCGTCGACTACGCCATCGACACGTTCTGGGACGCGCCCGGAGAGTCGTTCGTGTCGAACCTCCTGGCCGGGGAGGTCCGGACGCCGGGCGAGGCTGTCTCGCCCGACCTCGACGAGGGGTTCGCGGAACTGGAGCGGTTCGTCGAGGAAAACGAGGGCCGGGACGTCGAGACGGTGCGCGACGAACTGACGACCGAGTACACCCGGGTCTTCGTCGGTCCGCGCCCGCCGGTGCTGGCCCACGAGACGTACTACCGGGAGGACGAGGACTTCCTGGGCGAGGGGCTCGCGGCGGTGTCGGCGAGCTACGCCGCCGCGGGGTGGTCCCCGCCCGAGGCGTACCCCGAGGAGGACGACCACCTCGCTGTCGAGCTCGCGTTCGTGCGCCACCTCGTGGACCGCCAGCGCCGGGGCGACGAGGAGACGTTCGGCTACGAGCGGGTGTTCCTCGACGAGCACCTCCTCCGCTGGATCGACGCCTTCGCCGCGGACGTGATCGAGGAGACCGACGAGCCGTTCTACCGGGCGGGCGCGAAGGTGGTCGCGGGACTGGTCGAGTTCGAGGACGAACTGGTCGCCCAGATGGCGTGA
- a CDS encoding DUF7405 family protein, which produces MPALATSITTMGRRRRLLGKLAGAAVAGGLAGCSQFRRSDDGATALDLPKNSNDVPSRQHAWNAATRRDEHGNPLLPRHHLVLLLDLTESPSVEAAERVERAMRTLESAYDWSADGLLHSLAWGTRYFERVGELDASPVRKPRVLSRTDDPELLDFDAALVLATDAASHLRAAEAAMFGNRDSIAGASVDARLGDVFEVSARRTGFRGSGLPVEHTDAEGVPESPPLSEGDRMFMGFRSGLRGTQASEDRVTIDSGAYAGGTTMHLSHLRQSLGQWFEAFGPDERVARMFSPEFGADDVEGFTDSVPFSDEVTRHAREFDVVGHQEKVAQTRRDGEPLLLRRDFNTVDGGHAGVHFLSLQKSLSGFERTRKAMNGWYVRDDSPQITDRENNGILNFVSVRSRANFYVPPRPKRAFPRL; this is translated from the coding sequence GTGCCCGCGCTAGCCACCTCGATTACCACGATGGGCCGACGACGCCGCCTGCTCGGGAAGCTCGCGGGCGCGGCGGTCGCGGGGGGACTCGCGGGGTGCTCGCAGTTCCGGCGCTCGGACGACGGGGCGACAGCCCTGGACCTGCCGAAGAACTCGAACGACGTGCCGAGCAGGCAGCACGCTTGGAACGCCGCGACGCGGCGCGACGAGCACGGCAACCCGCTGCTGCCGCGCCACCACCTCGTGTTGCTGCTCGACCTGACGGAGTCGCCCTCGGTCGAGGCCGCCGAGCGCGTCGAGCGCGCGATGCGGACCCTGGAGTCGGCCTACGACTGGTCGGCCGACGGCCTGCTCCACTCGCTCGCGTGGGGCACCCGGTACTTCGAGCGCGTCGGCGAACTCGACGCCTCGCCGGTTCGGAAACCGCGGGTGCTCTCGCGGACCGACGACCCCGAGCTGCTCGACTTCGACGCCGCGCTGGTGCTGGCCACCGACGCCGCCTCCCATCTCCGGGCGGCCGAGGCCGCGATGTTCGGGAACCGGGATTCCATCGCCGGCGCATCGGTCGACGCCCGTCTCGGCGACGTCTTCGAGGTGTCGGCCCGGCGGACGGGGTTCCGCGGGTCCGGCCTCCCGGTCGAGCACACCGACGCCGAAGGCGTGCCGGAGAGTCCGCCGCTGTCGGAGGGCGACCGGATGTTCATGGGCTTCCGGTCGGGCCTGCGGGGGACCCAGGCGAGCGAGGACCGGGTCACCATCGACTCGGGCGCGTACGCCGGCGGGACGACGATGCACCTCAGCCACCTCCGGCAGTCGCTGGGCCAGTGGTTCGAGGCGTTCGGCCCGGACGAGCGGGTCGCCCGGATGTTCTCCCCGGAGTTCGGGGCCGACGACGTCGAGGGGTTCACCGACAGCGTGCCCTTCAGCGACGAGGTCACCCGCCACGCCCGCGAGTTCGACGTGGTCGGCCACCAGGAGAAGGTGGCCCAGACCAGGCGGGACGGCGAGCCCCTGCTGCTCCGCCGGGATTTCAACACGGTCGACGGGGGCCACGCCGGGGTCCACTTCCTCTCGCTCCAGAAGTCGCTGTCGGGGTTCGAGCGCACCCGGAAGGCGATGAACGGCTGGTACGTCAGGGACGACAGCCCGCAGATCACCGACCGGGAGAACAACGGCATCCTGAACTTCGTGAGCGTCCGCTCGCGGGCCAACTTCTACGTCCCGCCGCGGCCGAAGCGGGCGTTCCCGCGGCTCTGA
- a CDS encoding DUF7124 domain-containing protein, whose amino-acid sequence MTDRIDLDERDAGDDEDEDGPNPGDWFWRGTSDPAEEPATASDGRTASETHDDTGDAAVDSGDPTNEIPDSESETPDSTSAPTGDPIPRVPRENDDRPAGIPVESGGSGTGAGAADAGDGDERSASDAGGDSEQSTATGPHGGGADDMTLAFTYQAATRLANFGAAAADADGWADWVGVVGRVPAHVLNKFQRDRNVDLDFFNGSARGPGERLADVDRHSMFYAERMVVVGVEGEDEAIADEADWEFVPLAEAAEKADWGLDEDGPEEVDDAAAESDDAPDGTDDAAE is encoded by the coding sequence ATGACCGACCGAATCGACCTCGACGAACGCGATGCGGGCGACGACGAGGACGAGGACGGCCCGAACCCCGGCGACTGGTTCTGGCGCGGGACGAGCGACCCAGCCGAGGAACCGGCGACCGCGAGCGACGGCCGGACCGCCTCGGAAACGCACGACGACACCGGCGACGCTGCGGTGGACTCGGGGGACCCGACGAACGAGATTCCGGACTCGGAGAGCGAGACGCCAGACTCGACGAGCGCGCCCACGGGCGACCCCATCCCCCGCGTCCCCCGCGAGAACGATGACCGGCCGGCGGGCATCCCCGTGGAGTCCGGCGGTTCCGGTACCGGCGCGGGCGCCGCCGACGCTGGTGACGGGGACGAACGGAGCGCGAGCGACGCGGGCGGTGACTCTGAGCAGTCTACGGCCACGGGGCCGCACGGCGGCGGCGCCGACGACATGACCCTGGCGTTCACCTACCAGGCGGCGACCCGCCTCGCGAACTTCGGCGCGGCCGCGGCCGACGCCGACGGGTGGGCCGACTGGGTCGGGGTGGTCGGCCGGGTGCCGGCCCACGTCCTCAACAAGTTCCAGCGCGACCGCAACGTCGACCTCGACTTCTTCAACGGCAGCGCGCGCGGGCCGGGCGAGCGCCTCGCGGACGTCGACCGCCACTCGATGTTCTACGCCGAGCGCATGGTCGTCGTGGGCGTCGAGGGCGAGGACGAGGCCATCGCCGACGAGGCCGACTGGGAGTTCGTCCCGCTCGCGGAGGCCGCCGAGAAGGCCGACTGGGGGCTCGACGAGGACGGACCCGAGGAGGTCGACGACGCCGCGGCCGAGAGCGACGACGCTCCGGACGGCACTGACGACGCGGCGGAGTAG
- a CDS encoding dolichyl-phosphate hexose transferase, giving the protein MDTDVSRASSGSPPDADAYTFDDVSVVMGTYNEEAAVGTVLDDIARVTDGRAEVVCVDGSSDRTPDIARERGARVVEQEPQGYGVAVREALLTPDRPVIVTTDCDDTYPMEQLPEFLDWVNRGYDVVSGDRLYWGAEAMPDLNRWGNYAFAGLASLLTGELVRDTTTGMRAYRRRVVEDIAWTENTGLSAELLIRPLLRGYDVREIPIEYDERAGETKLDPFAGGAAIAKSIVTVALEERRR; this is encoded by the coding sequence ATGGATACGGACGTCTCCCGCGCCAGTTCCGGCTCCCCCCCGGACGCCGACGCGTACACCTTCGACGACGTGAGCGTCGTCATGGGCACCTACAACGAGGAGGCCGCGGTGGGGACGGTGCTGGACGACATCGCGCGCGTCACGGACGGCCGGGCCGAGGTGGTCTGCGTCGACGGGTCGTCGGACCGGACGCCCGACATCGCCCGCGAGCGTGGCGCTCGCGTGGTCGAACAGGAACCGCAGGGGTACGGCGTCGCGGTCCGCGAGGCGCTGCTGACCCCCGACCGGCCGGTGATCGTGACGACCGACTGCGACGACACGTACCCCATGGAGCAGCTTCCCGAGTTCCTCGACTGGGTGAACCGGGGGTACGACGTGGTGAGCGGCGACCGGCTCTACTGGGGCGCCGAAGCGATGCCGGACCTCAACCGGTGGGGCAACTACGCGTTCGCGGGGCTCGCGAGCCTGCTGACCGGCGAACTCGTCCGCGACACCACGACCGGGATGCGGGCGTACCGCCGGCGCGTCGTCGAGGATATCGCGTGGACCGAGAACACCGGTCTCTCGGCCGAGCTGCTGATACGCCCGCTGCTGCGGGGCTACGACGTGCGCGAGATTCCCATCGAGTACGACGAGCGAGCCGGCGAGACCAAGCTCGACCCGTTCGCCGGCGGCGCGGCCATCGCGAAGTCCATCGTGACGGTTGCCCTGGAGGAGCGACGGCGATAG
- a CDS encoding 4Fe-4S dicluster domain-containing protein: MKTGAFVCSCGESCDVDLEGVREGVDEVDVVASSELLCEDGLPAMAEVVDEYDLDQLVVTAAEDRCKRRFRDLAVEKGLHPEAAAFVDHREGAGWVHDEPAATEKTARLLDARVAGLEEGAVSRSVSREAGESVAVVGDPGTAAALADTADVTLVAQGRELADVDADLDDVTVERGRVGDVDGRYGDFELVLESRVTDDCIGCMDCVRRGPDEGVTRRPVDVTPEAADEASGEEAWVECCPTDAIDLAGVERTIAADQVVYPDADPETRGGRLGFYTGPVDAGTVAAVEDLLGGVEKPKHLDLDMDVCASGESSQMGCNECVEACPHGAVERPRIDDVAFDEVACQDCGACTSACPTGATWLREPSNRRIAREVEALLEPPESGGWLFGGSDPIGEQVVAFVCSERAGRALRRYGRDATADGEDFEYHPMLPVSVSCADTVGEAHAMHALAAGADGVAVVGCGGDCRHSGPDPKADLVERVNRATADLGLGERAAFLAPEPGDPEGFADALDAFVGSLAESPVPAGDHEATGEIPGEDRTNPAFDNHAWALESVRAILEHADPEREVIRGLSDFGRMAVSDDCALTPTCTNLCPTDAVRRREGNLEFNHQRCVDCGLCEEGCPETAITMRDGLDLSLLPENRGEVAGADGEPDDPAWTTVMAGEMRECVRCGDPFASEASAAKIEGEVGGMVAGLAPDSEHSVFEYCGDCRAGLLFEGGG; encoded by the coding sequence ATGAAGACGGGGGCGTTCGTCTGCTCGTGCGGCGAGTCGTGCGACGTGGACCTCGAAGGGGTTCGAGAGGGCGTCGACGAGGTGGACGTGGTGGCGAGTTCGGAACTGCTCTGCGAGGACGGCCTGCCGGCCATGGCGGAGGTGGTCGACGAGTACGACCTCGACCAGCTGGTCGTGACCGCGGCGGAGGACCGCTGCAAGCGCCGGTTCCGCGACCTCGCGGTCGAGAAGGGGCTCCACCCGGAGGCGGCCGCGTTCGTCGACCACCGCGAGGGCGCCGGCTGGGTCCACGACGAGCCCGCGGCGACCGAGAAGACCGCTCGGCTCCTCGACGCCCGGGTCGCCGGGTTGGAGGAAGGGGCGGTCTCGCGGTCGGTCTCCCGGGAGGCGGGCGAGTCGGTCGCGGTCGTCGGCGACCCCGGGACCGCGGCCGCGCTGGCCGACACCGCCGACGTGACCCTGGTCGCGCAGGGCCGGGAGCTCGCCGACGTCGACGCGGACCTCGACGACGTGACCGTCGAGCGCGGTCGCGTCGGCGACGTCGACGGCCGGTACGGCGACTTCGAGTTGGTCCTCGAAAGTCGCGTCACGGACGACTGCATCGGCTGCATGGACTGCGTCCGGCGCGGCCCCGACGAGGGCGTCACCCGGCGCCCGGTCGACGTCACGCCCGAGGCGGCCGACGAGGCGTCGGGAGAGGAGGCGTGGGTCGAGTGCTGTCCGACCGACGCCATCGACCTGGCGGGCGTCGAACGCACCATCGCCGCCGACCAGGTGGTCTACCCCGACGCCGACCCAGAGACGCGGGGCGGCCGCCTGGGGTTCTACACCGGTCCGGTCGACGCCGGAACCGTCGCGGCGGTCGAGGACCTGCTCGGCGGCGTCGAGAAGCCCAAGCACCTCGACCTCGACATGGACGTCTGCGCGTCGGGCGAATCGAGCCAGATGGGGTGCAACGAGTGCGTCGAGGCCTGCCCCCACGGCGCGGTCGAGCGCCCGCGCATCGACGACGTCGCGTTCGACGAGGTGGCCTGTCAGGACTGCGGGGCCTGCACCAGCGCGTGCCCGACCGGCGCGACCTGGCTCAGAGAGCCCTCGAACCGCCGCATCGCCCGGGAGGTCGAGGCGCTACTCGAACCGCCCGAGTCGGGCGGCTGGCTGTTCGGCGGGAGCGACCCCATCGGCGAGCAGGTCGTGGCGTTCGTCTGCTCGGAGCGGGCCGGCCGGGCGCTCCGGCGGTACGGTCGCGACGCCACCGCCGACGGCGAGGATTTCGAGTACCATCCGATGCTGCCGGTGTCGGTGTCCTGCGCCGACACGGTGGGCGAGGCCCACGCGATGCACGCGCTGGCGGCCGGCGCCGACGGCGTGGCGGTGGTCGGGTGCGGCGGCGACTGCCGGCACTCCGGGCCGGACCCAAAGGCCGACCTGGTCGAGCGCGTCAATCGGGCGACCGCAGACCTCGGACTGGGCGAGCGCGCGGCCTTCCTCGCGCCCGAACCCGGCGACCCCGAGGGGTTCGCCGACGCGCTCGACGCGTTCGTCGGGTCGCTTGCGGAGTCGCCGGTCCCGGCGGGCGATCACGAGGCGACCGGCGAGATTCCGGGCGAGGACCGGACGAACCCCGCGTTCGACAACCACGCCTGGGCGCTGGAGAGCGTCCGGGCGATCCTGGAGCACGCCGACCCCGAGCGCGAGGTGATCCGCGGCCTGTCGGACTTCGGCCGGATGGCGGTGAGCGACGACTGCGCGCTGACGCCGACCTGCACCAACCTCTGCCCGACCGACGCCGTCCGCCGGCGCGAGGGGAACCTGGAGTTCAACCACCAGCGGTGCGTCGACTGCGGGCTCTGCGAGGAGGGGTGTCCCGAGACCGCCATCACGATGCGGGACGGCCTCGACCTGTCGTTGCTGCCCGAGAACCGCGGGGAGGTCGCCGGCGCGGACGGCGAACCCGACGACCCGGCGTGGACCACGGTGATGGCGGGCGAGATGCGCGAGTGCGTCCGCTGCGGCGACCCGTTCGCCAGCGAGGCGTCGGCCGCGAAGATCGAGGGCGAGGTCGGCGGGATGGTCGCCGGTCTCGCGCCGGACTCCGAGCACAGCGTCTTCGAGTACTGCGGCGACTGCCGCGCCGGACTACTGTTCGAGGGCGGGGGGTAA